CTCGAGGCTCTTTTTCAGGGCCGCTTCCAGTTTCTTGTCGGTGCCGCTTGCCAGCAGGCTCTCGACGGCGCTGCGCAGCAGCTTGCGGTTGGCGTCCACGGCCAGGCGCATGCCCAGCCCATACTCGGCGTTGTCCTCGAAAAGGGAGTTGGCCCAGGCCGGGCCGCGTCCGTCCTTGCCGACGCAATAGGGGGTAGTCGGGAAGGTGCCGCTGTAGATCGACGAGCAGCCGGTGGCGTTGGCGACGATCATGCGCTCGCCGAAAAGCTGCGAGACCAGCCTGACGTAGGGGGTCTCGCCGCAGCCGGCGCAGGCCCCGGAAAATTCGAACATGGGTTTGCGGAACTGCACCCCCTTGAACTGGGTGATCTGGGTGCCGTCCATGATATTGTCGGGGAGGTTGTCGAAGAAATCGAAGTTGGCGTTCTCGCCGGCCTTCCTCTCCTCCTCGATCGGGCTGAACTCGAGTGCCTTGGTCTTGGCCGGGCAGACGTGGACGCAGTTGCCGCAGCCGGTGCAGTCCTCGATGTAGACCTGCACCTTGTAGGCCAGGTTCTTCGTATTCTTGGTCAACGACTTCACGGTCTTGAAGGATGCCGGAGCCTTGGCCAGCTGGGCCGGCTCGATCTGCTTGGCGCGGATGGCGGCATGCGGGCAGACCAGCGAGCACTGGTTGCACTGGATGCAGTTCTCGCTCAGCCAGTGCGGCACCTGGGGAGCGATGCCGCGCTTCTCCAGCTTGGCGGTGGCGGTGGGCACCTTGCCGTCGAGCGGCATCTGCGACACCGGCACGCTGTCGCCCTTCAGGTGCATGAGCTTGTCGATGACGGTGCGGGCGAATTCGGAGGCGTTGTCGGGGATCAGCTTGGGTTCCGGCGCAGAAGCCTTGATGTCCTTGACCGCGGCCGGCACCTTGACCTGCTGCAGCGCGGCGCTGGTGCGGTCGACCGCGTCCCAGTTCATGGTGACGATCTTCTCGCCCTTCTTTTCGTAGGTCTTCTTGATCGAATCCTTGATCAGCTGGATGGCTTCATCGCCGGGCAGCACGCCGGAGATCTTGAAAAAGGCGGCCTGCATGACCGAGTTGATGCGCTTGCCCAGGCCGACCGCTTCCGATATCTTCAGGGCGTCGATGTTAAAGAACTTGATCTTCTTGGTGATGATCGTCTCCTGCATGGCACGGGTGAGGTGCTCGAACACCTCGTCGTTGCCCCACTCGGAGTTGAGCAGGAAGGTGCCGCCGGCCTTGACGCCAGCGAGCACGTCGTAGCGGCCGATGTAGGCCGGGTTATGCAGGGCGACGAAGTCGGCCGAGGTCGACAGGTAGGGGGCGCGGATGGGGCTCTTGCCGAAGCGCAGGTAGGAGATGGTGATGCCGCCCGACTTCTTCGAGTCATAGGAAAAATACCCTTGCGCGTACATGTCGGTGTGGTCGCCGATGATCTTGATCGAGTTCTTGTTGGCGCCGACGGTGCCGTCCGATCCCAGCCCCCAGAAGATGCAGGAGATGGTATCGCTCTTTTCGATGGCGAAGCTTTCGTCGAACGGCAGCGAGCGCTGGCTCACGTCGTCGTTGATGCCGACGGTGAAGTCGTGGAAGCAGGCGCCGGCGAGGTGGTCGAAGACGGCCTTGGCCATGGCCGGGGTGAATTCCTTTGAGCTGAGGCCGTAGCGGCCGCCGATGATGGTCAGCCCCTTGTTGGCCATGGCGGTGACCATGTCCATGTACAGCGGCTCGCCGAGTGCGCCCGGCTCCTTGGTGCGGTCGAGGACGGCGATCTTCTTTACCGTTTTGGGCAGGACGTTGAGCAGCGCTTCCTGGGAAAACGGCCGGAAGAGGCGGACCTTGATCAGGCCGACCTTGGCGCCGTTGCGGTTCAGGAAATCGACCGTCTCCTCAAGGGTTTCGCAGGCTGAGCCCATGGCCACGACGACGCGCTCGGCTTCGGGGGGGCCGACGTAGTCGAACAACTTATAGTGGCGTCCGGTCTTTTTGCCGACCAGGTCCATGTATTTCTGCACGATGGCCGGGGTCTTGGCGTAGTAGGGATTCACCGTCTCGCGGCCCTGGAAATAGACGTCGGGGTTCTGCTGGCCGACCTTCAGCACCGGGCGGTCCGGGCTGAGGGCGCGGGCGCGGAAATCCTCCACCAGCTTCATGTCGAGCATGGAGGCCAGGGTCTCGTAGTCGATCATCTCCACCTTCTGGATCTCGTGCGAGGTGCGGAAGCCGTCAAAGAAGTTCAGGAACGGCACCCACGACTCGAGCGTGGCCAGGTGCGAGACGATGGCCAGGTCCATGATCTCCTGGACCGAGGCGGCGGCCATGAGGGCGAAGCCGGTGTTGCGCACCGACATGACGTCGGAGTGGTCGCCGAAGATCGAGAGCGACTGGCAGGCCAGCGAGCGGGCCGAGACGTGGAACACGGTGGGCAGCATTTCGCCGGCGATCTTGTGCATGTTGGGGATCATCAGCAGCAGCCCCTGCGAGGCGGTGAAGGTGGTGGTCAGGGAGCCGGCCGAGAGCGTGCCGTGCACGGCGCCGGCGGCGCCGCCCTCCGACTGCATCTCGATGACCTCCACTTCCTGCCCGAAGATGTTCTTGCGGCCGTTGGCCGCCCAGGAATCGGCGAGCTCGCCCATCACCGAGGAGGGGGTGATCGGGTAGATGGCCGCCACGTCGCTGTAGGCGTAGGCCACGTGGGTGGCGGCGGTATTACCGTCGATGGTCGCTTTTTTGAAACTCATTTTAGTTCACTCCTTGTTTTCGGGGAAAAGGCCGCGAAGGCCGAAGATCGTCAGCGGGAGCCGGTGTCTCCTGGGTCTTTTCCGGGATTAATTAAAAAAAATGTTAACATATAAACATATTGCCTGTCAAATCCGGACATCGCCCCTTCCAACCGCCATGCGGCCTGGGATCAGGGATGTTTCAGCGGCTATTTCGTTTCAGTTTCGGCTACCGGCGGTGTTTCGGCGGGCAGGGCTTTTTCCTTCGTCCACCGCTCCTCGCAGGTCTTGCAGAGCTCGGTGATGTTCTTCAATTCCCGCGCCTGGGCAACCGTGCCGCTGAAAATTTCTTCCGTCTTGTTGGTGTTGATGTGGTAGCAATCCGAAAACAGGTGGTATTTCGTTCCCGATTTCGTCCAGAAAACGTGATTGACGCCGGTCAGCTGCTTGACCTGCGCCGTTTGCGCCTCGTACTTTTCCTGGGACGGCGGGTTGAAATCGATGCCGGTGGCGCCGGCGATCAGCAGGGCGATGACGGCGATGGCGCCGACGATCCCCTTCTGCTTCCCCTTCAGGTCCTTGTTGGTGAAGATGAGGATGACCAGGGGCAGGAAGGCGATGACGCTGATGATGGCGCCCAGCTGGTTTTGGATGAAGAACCGCACCGGATCCTTTTCCGAGGCGGGACTGAGCTTGTTCGCGTTCTTCCACAGCAGGTTGCCGATGACGGCGAAGATGAGATCCGCCGCGATTAGGGCAATGAGCCAGGCCATCGTGACGGGTGGTTTTCTGAGCAGCAGGATCGCGCCGACTTCAAGGCCGATGGCCACGATCCAGGAAATGATCGCGAACAGGCGCAGGCTTTTCGCCTTGCCCTTGTTCTCATCGCTGGCCACGAAGGGGCTTGACTCCCTGGCCGCCGCCGGACTCTCCCCGCCTTCCACCTGGATTATTTTTTTTGTCGTCCCCTTGTCTGGCATGTTGTTTCCTCCTTTTTTGGTATTGTATAACAAATTTTTAAAATAGGAAATCAAGAAAAAAGATCAAGCTCCATTCCACGGCAGTTTTTTCAGCCTTTTTCCTCCCAATATTCATACTCGTCGATTTTATCGAGGTACAAACCGTCGAAACCGGCGGCCATGACGATATCGGCATATTGGAATATGATCGCCTGCCACTCGCTTTGCCAATAGGCGACCGCGTAGTTGCCTTCCCATTCCGGGTTTTCCTGGCCAAGCCAGTCGGGGTGGCCCGGAGTCCAGCCCGACTGCCAGTACCAGCGGTAGTCTTCGGCCTCGCCGATGCTCATGTAGGCCAGCACGAGGCGCCGTTTGCCGTCGGGCTTGGTTTTGAGGGCATCGATCTGGGCCGCGCTGAGTGCGCGATCTTCAAAATAAGCGTCGATGATGACCAGGTCGTAATAGGTGGCGGCGACGGCATTGATGAATGCGGCCGCGCTTGAAAAATTCCGGGGATTGATCACATAAAGAAAATGCTTGACATCGCTCCATTTCCGGCAATCGTGGCTGTCGGCCGCCGTCGGCATATGCCCGTTGTTGACGATGGCATCGAGTTCGCGAACCGCGCAGTACCCCACGAAACCGTTGGCGGCGCATTGGGCATAACTGTCATCGACATAGGAGCGGCTGGTGCAATAATCGGTAACCAGCACCAGCTTGCCGGCACTCACCTGCGGCTTTAAATAACCGAGGAAATATTCGCTATCGGCGCTGAGCGTCGGAGTGTTGTCGTTGGTGTAGCCGTAAAAAACGTCCTCGTTGCCTGAACCGTTGATCGCGGCCAGATAGCTTGAGTCTGCGGTCAATTCGCAGCCGTTCTGGGGAAAAATGCCAAAGCTTGCGCCGGCGGTGTTCCGGGCGCGGACGGCAATGGCCTGGACAAAGCCCCGCATGTGGGCGCGATATTCGTTGTCTCCGGGATTCGAAGGGTCGTCGCTGTTGCAGGAGAGCAATAGAATCGACAGACAAAAAAGCGGAAAGAATTTTTTACCCATCGGCACCTCCGCATTTATCTTATAGTAAAAAAGAACTGCGGACAAGCGAAGAGCAGTTGACATTCCCGGTGCGCCTGAAGGACAATAGGACCTTTGGGAAAAGAGATGAACGAAGCGGGACATGATTTCAGCATCGAATTGAAGGTCCGAGACTACGAGGTCGATCTGCAGGGCATCGTCAACAACGCCATTTACCAGCACTACCTGGAGCACGCCCGCCATGAATTCCTGCTCTCGCGCGACATCGATTTCGCCACCCTGCACGGGCAGGGGAGCGATTTGATCGTCACCCGCATCGAAATAGACTACAGGTCCCCGCTGCGCAGCCGCGACCGTTTCACCGTGACGCTGCGGGTCCAGCGCGAGGGCCCGCTGAAGGTGGTCTTCGAGCAAACGATCGTCCGCCTGCCAGACAACAAGCCCGTCGTCGAAGCCCGGGTGACCGGGATCTGCCTGAAAAACGGCAGGCCGGTCAGGCCGGAGGACATTCTGGATGTCCACCGCCTGGGCTTGCCGCCGAAGACGGCCGCCGGCCCGAAGCAGACGGTTGAAAACCACACCATGCCGGAGGGAAAATGTTCCAAACCGAAATCATGATTGGCCTGCAGGCCCTGCGTTCGGACTGGCTGACCTGGCTGATGAGGCAGATCACGGCCACCGGCTACCACGGCTTCGTCATCATCCTGGTCATCGCCGTCATGATGGGGATCAGCCTGCGCAAAGGCTTCCTGCTCTTTCAGTTCTTCGCCTGGACGGGCATGGCCAGCGAATTGTGCAAGGAGCTATTCGGGCTGCCGCGGCCGTTTTTCGTCGACAGCCGCGTCCGGTGCCTGGAGCCGACCTGGGATGCGGTCACCGCCCTCAAGGCCCAGGGCGCTTCCTGTTTCTTTTCCCTGCCACCGCGCGCGGCCATCGAGGCCTTCCGCCTCCAGCACCTCTCCTTCGGTTTCCCGTCGGGGCACGTCTCGGGGAGCATCGCCCTCTGGGGCGGCCTGGCGGTCCTTTTCCGCAAGCGCGGGCTCGCCTGGCTGGCCCCCATCGCCATCTGCCTGGTCGCCCTCAGCCGCATGTACCTGGGGGTGCACTTCTTGGGCGACGTCCTCAGCGGCGCCGTCCTGGGCGGATTGGTGCTGCTGCTCGCCTGGCGCCTCGTCGGCGACGCCGGCGGCCGGGAGCGGTTCTTCGCTGTCGCCCGGCTCGGCGCGGCGCTGCCGCAGCTGGCGTATGCCGCGGCGATGTTCATCCTGCCTGTATTGCTGTTCATCTTTTCCGCGGTTTCAGCTACGCTCGCCGGTTTTTTCATCGGCTTGAACGCCGCCTTCACCATGATCCTGAGGCAGGGTCCCCTTGATGAAGGCGCAGCGCTGCCGGTCCGCGCCGTTCGGGTGCTGCTCGGCGGCCTGATCTTCCTGCTGCTCGGTTGGCTCCTGAGCCTGGGAACGGCCTGGCTCCATATCCCGGCAGGTTCCTGGCCGCGCTTCATTTCCTCCGCCCTGAATTGCTTCCTGGCCTTCCAGATCGCGGTGCCGCTGTTCCTGCGCCTGGGGCTCTATAAAAAGGAAACCCGAACGGGGGACGCGAACCGGTAGACAGCGATGCCCCCATTTCCCAAGATCCCCAATTTCGAACTGAAAAAATTCCTGGGCAGCGGCGGCGCCGCCGAGGTCTTCCTCGCCGTCGACCTGAAGCATTCCCGGCTGGTGGCCGTCAAGGTCCTGGCCCGCAGCCGTTTCGCCAACGCCGTCGCGGTCCGGCGCTTCATCAAGGAGGCGCAGACCATTTCCCGCCTCCACCATCCCAACATCGTCCGCATCCATGGCACGGGCAAGATCAATGACTTGCACTACATGGTCATGGAGTTCCTGCCCGAAAGCCTGAAAGCGCGCATCCGCCAGCGCAAGCCGATCGGCCTGCAGGAGTCCCTGACCATCATCAACCAGATCGCCGCCGCCCTGTTCTACGCCCACGGCAAGGGCTTCATCCATCGCGACGTCAAGCCCGACAACATCATGTTCCGCGCCGACGGCACGCCGGTGATCCTCGATTTCGGCATCGCCCGCGTCCTCGAGGCCACCAGCCAGATCACCCGCTCGGGCACCAGCCTGGGCACGCCGCGCTACATGAGTCCGGAGCAGCTCAACGCCAAGCGCGTCGACGGCCGCAGCGACATCTACAGCCTGGGGGTCGTCCTGTACGAGATGATCAGCGGCACCCCGCCCTACAAGGGGACCCACACCATGTCGGTGGTCATGAAGCACATCAACGAGCCCATCCCCAGGCTGCCCGGGGAACTGGCCCACTGCCAGCCGCTGATCGAGCGCATGCTGGCCAAGGAGCGCGACAAACGCGTCGGCAGCGAAGCGGAATGGCGCGAGCTGATCAAGCCGCTGCTCAAGCCCTTCAAGTTGCCCCGGGTCGGCCGCGAGAATTTCGCCGGCCTGCCCTCGGCCAAGGAGCGCGAGAAGACCCGCCTGAGCATCGAGGGCGGCAGAAGCGATTCCGAAAAAAGCCACGCCAGCCGCCCGCGGCCGAGGCCCAAGCGCAACCCCCGGCGCCTGTTGCTCCTGAACCTGCTGCTGGTCCTGGCCGTGGTGGTTTGGGCCTTTTTCAACTACGAGCGCATCCCGGGCCTGCTCCTCTCCCTCGGACGCGCGATCGTTTCCTGGGTGTCGTCGCTGCTCGCTAAGATCTGATTGAAAATTTCAGTTGCGTTGACAAGCGGACGAATAGTCGATAATCTACGATTTCACAGGGCCGGACAAAGGAGAGATAATGCTGTTCAGACGCTTTTTGGTCATATTTTTCTTATCGGCCGCCATAGTCGCTGCCGCGGCTAGCGGAGACATCGCCGATCTCGAAAAAAAACTCACCGGCAGCAGCGGCAATGCGCGGCTGGAATTACTGAACCTCCTGGCTGCCGCCTGCAATAACCAGGATGCGCTCAAGCAGATCCGATATGGCAAGGAAGCTCTGGCGTTGGCACGCCAGTCGCATGACCGCCGCCAGGAAGCCCAAGCGCTGTTTTACATGGGAGGCGGCTATCTGGACCGCAACGAGAGCCAGGATGCCATCTCCTCCTACAGCCAAGCTGAAAAGCTCTTCGAAGAATTGCGCCTCACGACGAAGCAATTCGACTGCATAAAAAATATCGGATCGGTCTATGAAAACATGGGAGATTTCGCCAAGGCGCAGGAGTACTATGAACAGGCGCTAACCCTGGCCAGGGACGCCGGCTTCGAAAAAGGGATGGCGGTTGCCACCAGTTACATTGGCATCATCCATGTGTATCAAAGCGAGCTGGACAAGGCGCTCGCTTGTTTTTTCCAGGCTTTGGCCATACAGGAAAAACTCGGCGACCCGGCGCATATCGCCAACACGAAAAGTTATATAGGTACGGTCTACGCCGATCTGGGAAATCATGAAAAAGCCCTTGAATATTATAATCAATCACTGGCGCTGGCGGTTTATCGGGACAAGAAGGATCTGGCCAACACGGCCATCACCCTGAGCAATATTGGTCTGGAGTATGGACACTTGAAAAAAACGCAGGAGTCCCTCGCCACATACAACGATGCGCTGCCGCTATCGGAAAAGGTCGGCGACAAAAATAACGTCGGCCGAGTTCTTGACAGCATGGCCGGCGCCTATGTCGATCTAAAAGACTATGAGCGGGCGTTGCGCTTCTACATGAGATCGCTGGACATCTGGCGCGAAACCGGCAGCCCGTACTTGATCAGCTCCACCACGACCAATATCGGGGAACTGTATATTTATCGCCGGGAGAAAAACCGGCTTTGACACCGCCGTCGACATAAAGGAAAAGGGACACGCCGGCCGGGACGACCATCACGTTTTTGACATACAGCAAGCGCGCTGAATCGGGAAGTCGCCGACTGTGCGGGTGATGGCCACGCCGTCCTCTTTTGCCGCCCCCTGCTTTAGCGCCGCTTCGGCGCAGCTTTTCGAGAAACCTTGGCCATCCATGATGGTCTGGCCTTTGATCTCGCGTCCACGGTGCCAAAGGATCCGGCCCTCGCGATCATAGAGCATGGCCAAAGAAACTTCTTTCCCTATCAAAACATCCCAGACTTTATTTTTGATGCTCTCAATCATTGTTCAATTATTCCCGAACCTTGAAAATCGCAGAGCATAAGGCAAAAGCATATCCTCTCCTGCATTTACAGGCATTCTACCACAGCTCTCAAAAAAGCTCAAATTCCTTAAGTTTCTCTCTGGCAGCAATGACAGAAATGGCGGAACGGCGATCTATCATCAGGATGGCGGTCCATTTCCTAGCAAGTGTAAAGAATTACGCTTCAGAGCGAATCAAAGCCAGCATATCTTCCCAGGGCAGGATGTCGACTTTTCCCAGGCGTTGCGGCCGGGGTACCCGGCAGGCCAAAATCAGACGCGCTTGCGGCATTTTTTCTGCAAAGGAATGGAGTCCCCGCAGCATGGATGAAGATGGATTGTCCGTAGCCTTGATTTCCACGGCGAACACTTTTTGATTGGGGCTCTCAATAATGCAATCCACTTCGGCGCCCCGCTCGGTGCGATAAAAAGAAAAGCGCAGATCCAGGCGCAGGTAGTGGTTCAGGCGGATGAGTTCAAGGATCACCCAATGTTCAAAAGCGCGCCCGAATTCATAACCCGGATCAGCCAAATCCACCCGCAAGCGGTTGGTCAGCGCCGTGACTACGCCGGTATCGAAAAAATAGAATTTGGGATGACTGACCAGTCTTTTGCGGATCGATCTGGCAAAGGGGAAAAGAAAAAAACCAAGCAAGGTATCCTCCAGAATTTTAAAATACTCGCGCGCTGTATGGGCAGTGACCCCCGTTTCCCTTGCCAGATTGGCATAATTGAGCAATTCCCCATTTTGGGCTGCGGCTATGGGCAGGAAGCGCAAGAAGCCTCCCAGGTTGCGAATATTAGCTTCCATTTCAATTTCTTCATGTAAATAGGTTCCCACATAGGAACGGAGCATCTCTTGTTTTGACTCTTCAATGTTTTCCAAAAAAACACTCGGCAATGTGCCAAATTGCAGTGCCGATCGCAAATCAAAACGATACTTTAACTCCAGGGAGGAAAGCGGATAAAGAAAAAATGTCCAGGCCCGGCCGGCCAGCATATTGGCGTGCTGACGCTTTAATTTACGCGAACTGGAGCCGCTTAAAATAAAAGAGCAACCGCTGCCAGATTCAATCAAGGCATGAATTTCATCAAGCAACATCGGTACCTTCTGCACTTCATCGACAATCACCCGCGTGAACTTCTTGTCCTTTACGGCGGCCTGCACTTCGGCCCGGAAAGTTTCAGGCCGGGAAAGGAAGCGGCGATACACATCCTGTTGGAGCAGATCGAAATAGAGTGTCTGTTCATCCAGACACTGGCTTTTGATCAACGTACTTTTCCCGGTTTGCCTGGGACCAAAGAGAAAAATATTTTTATTCCAGGGAATAGTTAAAAGTCTTTGAATCAACATAACTTAATGATATGTCGTAATTATTAAAATGTCAACCGATTCACGTCGTAAATATAATTATTGTACACGTTTTACGACATCTTACAACTTCTGGCACTGGGGGCAGAAGTGGGCCGAGCGGCCGGAAATACGGATTTTTTCGATAGACGCGCTGCAGGTAAAACACGGCTGGCCGGCGCGGCCATAGACATTGAGGTACTCCTGATTTTTGCCGCTGCGACCGGCCACGGTGCGGTAGTCGCGCAGGGTGGTGCCGTTGCGGCGGATGGCGTCGCGCAGCACCTTGGGCACGGCCCGGCTCAGCTTCAGCTTCTGGCCGCCGCTCAAGCGGCAGGCCGGGGCCAGGGGACGGATCCCGGCCGCGTATAACGCCTCATCGGCGTAAATATTTCCGATCCCGGCCAGGACGGCCTGATCGAGCAGGACGCTCTTGATCGGTCGTCGGGTTGTAAGCCCCGATAATACCGACAGGACTGAATCCGGTTTCAGCGGCTCGGGCCCCAGGCCTGGGCAGGATTGACTTCGGCAGGGCCACAGTCGCAAACGACCGAACTTGCGGGCGTCGACGAAATGCAGGGCCGTGCCGTCGTCAAATTCGAGGGAGAGGCGCAAGTGCTTGCGGTCGACAGCGGCGAGCGCCTGCACCAGCTTGCCGGTCATGCGCAAATGGATGGTGAAAAAGGTCTTGTCGTGCAATTCGAAACCAATGAATTTGCCGCGCCGGCTGACGGTTTGGATGGTCATCCCAGCCAGCCGGCG
This genomic interval from Candidatus Aminicenantes bacterium contains the following:
- the nifJ gene encoding pyruvate:ferredoxin (flavodoxin) oxidoreductase; the protein is MSFKKATIDGNTAATHVAYAYSDVAAIYPITPSSVMGELADSWAANGRKNIFGQEVEVIEMQSEGGAAGAVHGTLSAGSLTTTFTASQGLLLMIPNMHKIAGEMLPTVFHVSARSLACQSLSIFGDHSDVMSVRNTGFALMAAASVQEIMDLAIVSHLATLESWVPFLNFFDGFRTSHEIQKVEMIDYETLASMLDMKLVEDFRARALSPDRPVLKVGQQNPDVYFQGRETVNPYYAKTPAIVQKYMDLVGKKTGRHYKLFDYVGPPEAERVVVAMGSACETLEETVDFLNRNGAKVGLIKVRLFRPFSQEALLNVLPKTVKKIAVLDRTKEPGALGEPLYMDMVTAMANKGLTIIGGRYGLSSKEFTPAMAKAVFDHLAGACFHDFTVGINDDVSQRSLPFDESFAIEKSDTISCIFWGLGSDGTVGANKNSIKIIGDHTDMYAQGYFSYDSKKSGGITISYLRFGKSPIRAPYLSTSADFVALHNPAYIGRYDVLAGVKAGGTFLLNSEWGNDEVFEHLTRAMQETIITKKIKFFNIDALKISEAVGLGKRINSVMQAAFFKISGVLPGDEAIQLIKDSIKKTYEKKGEKIVTMNWDAVDRTSAALQQVKVPAAVKDIKASAPEPKLIPDNASEFARTVIDKLMHLKGDSVPVSQMPLDGKVPTATAKLEKRGIAPQVPHWLSENCIQCNQCSLVCPHAAIRAKQIEPAQLAKAPASFKTVKSLTKNTKNLAYKVQVYIEDCTGCGNCVHVCPAKTKALEFSPIEEERKAGENANFDFFDNLPDNIMDGTQITQFKGVQFRKPMFEFSGACAGCGETPYVRLVSQLFGERMIVANATGCSSIYSGTFPTTPYCVGKDGRGPAWANSLFEDNAEYGLGMRLAVDANRKLLRSAVESLLASGTDKKLEAALKKSLELWTNVGDDAQTAARAVKDLLQGAVKTAPPEKQALLRKINELQDYFVDKSVWCIGGDGWAYDIGYGGLDHVLATGKNVNVLVLDTEVYSNTGGQASKSTMLSAVAQFASAGKRTGKKDLGLMFMSYGYVYVASVAMGANMNQVVKAMLEAEAYPGPAIVIAYSPCIMHGIDMGFSSEEAKKAVQSGYWPLYRYNPALAAAGKNPFLYESKDPTLGLQDFLAKEIRFATLKLQFPDVADRLYEQAEAFKKGK
- a CDS encoding endo alpha-1,4 polygalactosaminidase — protein: MGKKFFPLFCLSILLLSCNSDDPSNPGDNEYRAHMRGFVQAIAVRARNTAGASFGIFPQNGCELTADSSYLAAINGSGNEDVFYGYTNDNTPTLSADSEYFLGYLKPQVSAGKLVLVTDYCTSRSYVDDSYAQCAANGFVGYCAVRELDAIVNNGHMPTAADSHDCRKWSDVKHFLYVINPRNFSSAAAFINAVAATYYDLVIIDAYFEDRALSAAQIDALKTKPDGKRRLVLAYMSIGEAEDYRWYWQSGWTPGHPDWLGQENPEWEGNYAVAYWQSEWQAIIFQYADIVMAAGFDGLYLDKIDEYEYWEEKG
- a CDS encoding phosphatase PAP2 family protein, whose translation is MFQTEIMIGLQALRSDWLTWLMRQITATGYHGFVIILVIAVMMGISLRKGFLLFQFFAWTGMASELCKELFGLPRPFFVDSRVRCLEPTWDAVTALKAQGASCFFSLPPRAAIEAFRLQHLSFGFPSGHVSGSIALWGGLAVLFRKRGLAWLAPIAICLVALSRMYLGVHFLGDVLSGAVLGGLVLLLAWRLVGDAGGRERFFAVARLGAALPQLAYAAAMFILPVLLFIFSAVSATLAGFFIGLNAAFTMILRQGPLDEGAALPVRAVRVLLGGLIFLLLGWLLSLGTAWLHIPAGSWPRFISSALNCFLAFQIAVPLFLRLGLYKKETRTGDANR
- a CDS encoding serine/threonine-protein kinase encodes the protein MPPFPKIPNFELKKFLGSGGAAEVFLAVDLKHSRLVAVKVLARSRFANAVAVRRFIKEAQTISRLHHPNIVRIHGTGKINDLHYMVMEFLPESLKARIRQRKPIGLQESLTIINQIAAALFYAHGKGFIHRDVKPDNIMFRADGTPVILDFGIARVLEATSQITRSGTSLGTPRYMSPEQLNAKRVDGRSDIYSLGVVLYEMISGTPPYKGTHTMSVVMKHINEPIPRLPGELAHCQPLIERMLAKERDKRVGSEAEWRELIKPLLKPFKLPRVGRENFAGLPSAKEREKTRLSIEGGRSDSEKSHASRPRPRPKRNPRRLLLLNLLLVLAVVVWAFFNYERIPGLLLSLGRAIVSWVSSLLAKI
- a CDS encoding tetratricopeptide repeat protein: MLFRRFLVIFFLSAAIVAAAASGDIADLEKKLTGSSGNARLELLNLLAAACNNQDALKQIRYGKEALALARQSHDRRQEAQALFYMGGGYLDRNESQDAISSYSQAEKLFEELRLTTKQFDCIKNIGSVYENMGDFAKAQEYYEQALTLARDAGFEKGMAVATSYIGIIHVYQSELDKALACFFQALAIQEKLGDPAHIANTKSYIGTVYADLGNHEKALEYYNQSLALAVYRDKKDLANTAITLSNIGLEYGHLKKTQESLATYNDALPLSEKVGDKNNVGRVLDSMAGAYVDLKDYERALRFYMRSLDIWRETGSPYLISSTTTNIGELYIYRREKNRL
- a CDS encoding ATP-binding protein; its protein translation is MLIQRLLTIPWNKNIFLFGPRQTGKSTLIKSQCLDEQTLYFDLLQQDVYRRFLSRPETFRAEVQAAVKDKKFTRVIVDEVQKVPMLLDEIHALIESGSGCSFILSGSSSRKLKRQHANMLAGRAWTFFLYPLSSLELKYRFDLRSALQFGTLPSVFLENIEESKQEMLRSYVGTYLHEEIEMEANIRNLGGFLRFLPIAAAQNGELLNYANLARETGVTAHTAREYFKILEDTLLGFFLFPFARSIRKRLVSHPKFYFFDTGVVTALTNRLRVDLADPGYEFGRAFEHWVILELIRLNHYLRLDLRFSFYRTERGAEVDCIIESPNQKVFAVEIKATDNPSSSMLRGLHSFAEKMPQARLILACRVPRPQRLGKVDILPWEDMLALIRSEA
- the mutM gene encoding DNA-formamidopyrimidine glycosylase — encoded protein: MPELPEVETIVRQLRRRIVGKTVARVRVHWQRSVQGDAKEFRRRLAGMTIQTVSRRGKFIGFELHDKTFFTIHLRMTGKLVQALAAVDRKHLRLSLEFDDGTALHFVDARKFGRLRLWPCRSQSCPGLGPEPLKPDSVLSVLSGLTTRRPIKSVLLDQAVLAGIGNIYADEALYAAGIRPLAPACRLSGGQKLKLSRAVPKVLRDAIRRNGTTLRDYRTVAGRSGKNQEYLNVYGRAGQPCFTCSASIEKIRISGRSAHFCPQCQKL